The Inediibacterium massiliense genome includes the window AAAAATCAAATTTATCTATTGCTTTCATCAGGCCAATGCAGCCTAGTTGATACAAATCTTCCTTTTCATAGCCTCTATTTGCAAACCTTTTTAAGACACTTCTTACAAGTCCAAGATTATGTTGTACTAAAATATTTTTTGCCTCTTCATCTCCATTTTGAGCTTTTTTTATTAATAAAATTGTCTCTTCATGATCTAATATTCTATTTTGTTCCTGTGATAATATACTTATACCCATACCATCTACCCCTTAATGGTCACAACTTCTAAACTTCTTAATCATTCTTATCTCTGTTCCCATATTTTTTTGTGACTGTATTTTTACTTCATCCATAAAAGTTTCCATTACTGTAAATCCCATTCCAGATCTCTCAAGCTCAGGTCTAGATGTATATAAAGGTTCTCTAGCCTTTTGTATATCTTCTATTCCTGCTCCTTGGTCTTTTATACTAATCTCTATTTCATCATCTCTTAGGATGCATTCAATCATAACAATTCCATCTCCTCCCTCATACCCATGGATAATAGCATTGGTAACAGCTTCGGATACTGCTGTTTTTACGTCTGCTAATTCCTCTATAGTAGGATCTAATTGAGAAGCAAAAGCTGCTACTACAACTCTAGCAAAAGCCTCATTTTGGGATTTGCTCATAATCTCTAAATGCATACGATTGTTTGTTGACAATTCTCTCACCCCTTTATAATCTTTCTATTGCTTCATTTTTATTCTTAAATTTTTTTACAATATGAAATAACCCTGACATCTTAAAAATTTTTTCTACCCTGCTATTTAAATGAATAACTGCTGCTTGTCCACCTAGTTTTTGTACTTTTTTATATCTTCCTATCACTACTCCAATTCCCGAACTATCCATAAAATTCATATCTTCCATATCAAAAATAATATTTTTAATAGAATTTGTTGCAATTTCTTTATCTATTCTTTCTCTGATTTCTTCTGCTGTATGATGATCTAATTCCCCACTGAGCTTAGTAATTAAATGATTTCCTATAGTTTCAAAGGTAACTTCCATTACAATCCCCCCTTATGATCTATCTCTCCTTTACATATTCTTGAAGGATTTCTTTTTTCCTTTGATGAAAATTGTCTAGTTTTCATTCTTATTGTCACACAAAAATGACATGTTGTAATCACAACATGTCATTTTTGTATGCTATAGAAATTATATAAGTTAATACTATTCTTCCTCTATGCTTATATCAATCACTTCCATACTTTCTACCGCTTCATCTACTAATTTTTCAACGTCAAGATTACTTTCAGAAATTAAAATTCTTTCAAGTCTTGGCTTGGTTACTGGTCTTTTAGGTAAAAACACAGTACAACAATCTTCATAAGGAAGAATGGACGTTTCAAATGTATCAATTTTTTTTGCAATATCCATAATATCTACTTTATCTAATGCAATCAAAGGTCTAAAAACAGGAAGATCCACTGCATGATTGGTTACTGTAAGTCCTTGGATGGTTTGGCTTGCAACTTGTCCAATGCTTTCTCCTGTTACTAAAGCATTGGCTTCTCTCTTTAAAGCTATTTTTTGTGCTATTTTCATCATAAATCTTCTTGATAAAATAGTCATCTCTTCTTCTGGACACTTTTCATTAATTTCCTTTTGGATAGGTAATAAGTTTACACTATGAAGCTTTATATTTCCACAATACTGACAAAGAATTTTCGCTAAATCTATTACTTTTTCTTTTGCTCTCTCACTTGTAAAAGGATAGCTATGATAATGAACAGCTTCAATTTCCATTCCTCTCTTTGCCATCATCCATGCAGCTACTGGACTATCGATTCCACCAGATAATAATACCATTGCTTTTCCATTTGTTCCTAGTGGCATGCCTCCATATGCTGGAATTTTTTTAGAATAAATATAAGCTTTATCCCTTATATCTACATAAAGAATCATTTCTGGATGATGAACATCTACTTTTAAATTCTCTGTATGAGATAAAATAAATCCTCCTATTTCTCTACATAATTCTGGAGATGTAAGAGAAAAGCTTTTATCTCCTCTTCTAGCTTCTACTTTAAATGTTTTTATATTTTCTTCTTCCATTCTTTCTTCTACCTGAGCTAGTGCACCTTCATATATACTTTCCATATCTTTTTGTATTTTATAAGTAGGGCTTACAGATACAATTCCAAATACTTTTTTTACTCTTTCGATCACATCTTCTTCATCATAGTCACCCATATCTATAAAAACTAATCCACCTACATGCTGTACGCTCATTTTTCCTAAATCCTTTAAATTTCCTCTTATATGTCCTAATAGCTTATTTACAAAATATGATTTATTATGTCCTTTTAACCCTATTTCTCCATATCGCGCAATTAATATTTTTTTCATCGGATC containing:
- the spoIIAB gene encoding anti-sigma F factor, which encodes MHLEIMSKSQNEAFARVVVAAFASQLDPTIEELADVKTAVSEAVTNAIIHGYEGGDGIVMIECILRDDEIEISIKDQGAGIEDIQKAREPLYTSRPELERSGMGFTVMETFMDEVKIQSQKNMGTEIRMIKKFRSCDH
- the spoIIAA gene encoding anti-sigma F factor antagonist, coding for MEVTFETIGNHLITKLSGELDHHTAEEIRERIDKEIATNSIKNIIFDMEDMNFMDSSGIGVVIGRYKKVQKLGGQAAVIHLNSRVEKIFKMSGLFHIVKKFKNKNEAIERL
- the thiI gene encoding tRNA uracil 4-sulfurtransferase ThiI, which gives rise to MKKILIARYGEIGLKGHNKSYFVNKLLGHIRGNLKDLGKMSVQHVGGLVFIDMGDYDEEDVIERVKKVFGIVSVSPTYKIQKDMESIYEGALAQVEERMEEENIKTFKVEARRGDKSFSLTSPELCREIGGFILSHTENLKVDVHHPEMILYVDIRDKAYIYSKKIPAYGGMPLGTNGKAMVLLSGGIDSPVAAWMMAKRGMEIEAVHYHSYPFTSERAKEKVIDLAKILCQYCGNIKLHSVNLLPIQKEINEKCPEEEMTILSRRFMMKIAQKIALKREANALVTGESIGQVASQTIQGLTVTNHAVDLPVFRPLIALDKVDIMDIAKKIDTFETSILPYEDCCTVFLPKRPVTKPRLERILISESNLDVEKLVDEAVESMEVIDISIEEE